TCGGTCTTTGTAGATGTCTTTCAGCTGCTGGCCGGTGATCTTCGAGACGCCAGCGTCGGCGATTTCTTGGGAGACCACGAGCGGCTGGCCGTCGACGCCGACGACGTGGTCGACGAACTTGTCGTAGGAGTCCCGGTCCGGGAGCTCGTCCTCTACGTTCCCGCTGGAGTTCCCGATGTCGTACTGCCCGTTCTCGACTTTCTCGACGCCGGTGCCCGAGTGCGACAGGCCGACGGTGAACTGGAACGGCGGGTTACCGTTCTCGCCGGCCTCGAAGCCGTACAGGCCCGCCCAGTAGTCGGCGAGGTTCTTGTCCGTGTCGATGTTGTACTCGCTCGTCGGCCAGTACTCGGTGTCGCTGGCGGGTCGGTTACCGCTCCAGTACGACGCCGCGGTGTTCATGATGGGGTACACCGTCGAGGAGCCCCCGGACTGCAGGGTATCGGTCTGGTCCGACGGTGTGCCCTCGGAGCTCTGCCCGGTCGAACAGCCGGCGACCGCACCTGCGCCGGCGACACCGGTTGCCGCGATGAACTTTCGCCGTGAAATGCTGTCTGAGAGCCGCTGTGGGTCCTGCGTCATCACCAGAAACAGGCACAAGGAGTATTAAACTCGTTTATAATAGGGGTATATCCGGCTATGAGCGGTCATGCTAGATAGAGAGGGGAAATACCGCTATAGTCAGATACGGAGAGCTATAGAACGGTCCCGAATGTCGGCGCGGGATACACAGACCGAGCAGCCGGCGGCCGGTCACCCGGACCGGAGCGTGACCCCGAGTCGAACGGCGGCAAAGAGCCCGATAGCGACGAGGGCGATGGCGCCGCCGGCGGCGATATCGTAGCTGTACGACAGCGTGGTCCCGGTGAGCGTCGCGGCCTGCCCTGCCGCG
This is a stretch of genomic DNA from Halomicroarcula saliterrae. It encodes these proteins:
- a CDS encoding substrate-binding domain-containing protein; protein product: MTQDPQRLSDSISRRKFIAATGVAGAGAVAGCSTGQSSEGTPSDQTDTLQSGGSSTVYPIMNTAASYWSGNRPASDTEYWPTSEYNIDTDKNLADYWAGLYGFEAGENGNPPFQFTVGLSHSGTGVEKVENGQYDIGNSSGNVEDELPDRDSYDKFVDHVVGVDGQPLVVSQEIADAGVSKITGQQLKDIYKDRINNWSELGGPDREIQTLARVKGSGTRTSFVSNVFDNPEEDTTVDNRYGQNQRLADAIAGADNAISYLALAFINTDGLAPIALEWEGTTYSYEDDQNGLDSADYPLSRDLHCYTWDGTSKQEAAVINMVLSDFGQDTFVGPNNYFKLGSRRQQEQQDKLPAQS